Proteins from one Sulfurovum sp. TSL1 genomic window:
- a CDS encoding gluconate 2-dehydrogenase subunit 3 family protein — MKRRKFLILGSVLGLSSYLQAKGVSDFEKAFKRVAPTLSAVQEHLFPEGGKLPSSRSMKVTEFLFETMMHQSFDKDIKAFVIEGAKELEKREKGRFVSMTESEKEKALRAYEETHYGRNWLSHIMTLTMEGLFSDPIYGSNIDEAGWKAISSYGGLPRPTTRYIEL; from the coding sequence ATGAAAAGAAGAAAATTTCTCATATTGGGTTCCGTTCTGGGACTCTCTTCCTATCTGCAGGCAAAAGGGGTCAGTGATTTTGAGAAAGCATTTAAACGGGTAGCACCGACACTCTCTGCTGTACAGGAGCATCTATTCCCTGAAGGCGGCAAACTCCCTTCTTCCAGATCGATGAAGGTCACAGAATTCCTGTTTGAAACCATGATGCATCAGAGCTTTGATAAAGATATCAAAGCCTTTGTCATTGAAGGGGCAAAAGAACTGGAGAAACGTGAAAAAGGAAGATTTGTATCTATGACAGAGTCAGAGAAAGAGAAGGCACTGCGTGCCTATGAGGAGACACACTATGGCCGTAATTGGTTGTCACATATCATGACTCTGACCATGGAAGGACTCTTTAGCGATCCGATCTATGGTTCAAACATTGACGAAGCAGGGTGGAAGGCGATCTCTTCGTACGGCGGTCTCCCTAGGCCTACAACAAGATATATAGAGTTATGA